A portion of the Pirellulales bacterium genome contains these proteins:
- the lysS gene encoding lysine--tRNA ligase, protein MNQSTMSDRAPQDAAAADLTMHQAARREKLRKLRELGVDPWGQRFDDHQRIGEIRRRESEIQSRPAAEGERGPEEHGPTVRAAGRIMLMRHGGKSIFANIADWSGQIQLLIGKSQVGDENWALTECFDLGDIIGVEGELKHTRTGELTIFVARLFFLTKSLEPHPDKHHGLADPEQRQRKRYLDLIHTEGSLDRFVNRTRIVHSIRQTLASQGYVEIEGPTLHSIAGGAAARPFKTHHNALDIPLFLRIALELHLKRLLVGGVERVYELGRVYRNEGISQRHNPEFTMLEVYQAYGDYGTMMDLAENLIVDAIRSTGQNLQLPWGDKTIDFTPPFARKTYDELLTEHAGISATDEPAMKRLAQSLGIDIAGKHPDVIKSEIFEAKVEDALIGPIFVTDYPASICPLTKRKTSNPAVAERFELIVEGMELANAYTELNDPDLQAELFSTQLAGLPEEESMAKMDHDFLRAMRYGMPPAGGMGIGIDRLVMLLTNSQSIRDVILFPLLRPETT, encoded by the coding sequence ATGAACCAATCGACGATGAGCGATCGAGCGCCCCAAGACGCAGCAGCCGCCGACCTGACGATGCACCAGGCCGCGCGGCGTGAAAAGCTGCGCAAGCTTCGCGAGCTTGGCGTCGACCCCTGGGGGCAGCGCTTCGACGACCATCAACGAATCGGGGAAATCCGCCGCCGCGAGTCCGAGATCCAATCCAGGCCGGCCGCCGAAGGCGAGCGCGGGCCCGAGGAGCACGGCCCTACGGTGCGCGCCGCAGGCCGCATCATGCTCATGCGGCACGGCGGCAAATCGATCTTTGCCAACATTGCCGATTGGTCAGGGCAGATTCAACTGCTCATCGGCAAGTCGCAAGTCGGCGACGAGAATTGGGCGCTGACCGAGTGTTTCGACCTGGGAGACATCATCGGGGTCGAGGGAGAGCTGAAGCACACGCGCACCGGCGAGCTGACGATCTTTGTCGCCCGCCTGTTCTTCCTCACCAAGTCGCTCGAACCGCATCCCGACAAGCACCACGGCCTGGCCGATCCCGAGCAGCGGCAGCGCAAGCGCTATCTGGACCTGATCCACACCGAAGGCTCGCTCGACCGGTTTGTCAATCGCACGCGGATCGTCCATTCGATTCGTCAGACGCTGGCCAGCCAGGGATATGTAGAGATCGAAGGGCCGACTTTGCATTCGATCGCCGGTGGCGCCGCGGCCCGGCCGTTCAAGACGCATCACAATGCGCTCGACATTCCGCTGTTTTTACGGATCGCGCTCGAGTTGCATTTGAAGCGGCTGCTCGTCGGCGGCGTGGAACGTGTCTACGAGCTGGGGCGCGTTTATCGCAACGAAGGGATCAGCCAACGGCACAATCCCGAGTTCACCATGCTCGAGGTTTATCAGGCCTACGGCGACTACGGCACGATGATGGACCTGGCCGAGAACTTGATCGTCGACGCGATTCGCTCGACCGGGCAAAATCTGCAATTGCCCTGGGGCGACAAGACGATCGATTTCACGCCTCCTTTTGCCCGCAAAACCTACGACGAGCTACTCACCGAACACGCCGGTATTTCCGCGACCGACGAGCCGGCCATGAAGCGGCTGGCCCAATCGCTCGGCATCGACATTGCCGGCAAGCACCCCGACGTGATCAAGAGCGAGATCTTCGAGGCCAAGGTCGAGGACGCGCTCATCGGCCCGATCTTCGTTACCGATTATCCGGCCAGCATCTGCCCGCTGACGAAACGCAAGACGTCGAACCCGGCCGTGGCCGAACGCTTCGAGCTGATCGTCGAGGGCATGGAGCTGGCCAACGCCTACACCGAATTGAATGATCCCGATTTGCAGGCCGAGTTGTTCAGCACGCAACTGGCCGGGCTGCCGGAAGAAGAGTCAATGGCCAAAATGGACCACGATTTCCTCCGTGCCATGCGGTACGGCATGCCGCCGGCCGGCGGCATGGGCATTGGCATCGACCGCCTGGTGATGCTGCTGACGAACAGTCAATCGATTCGCGACGTGATTCTCTTCCCGCTATTGAGGCCCGAAACAACCTGA
- a CDS encoding FtsX-like permease family protein, translating to MYKLLLCWRYLRTRWIALASIISVTLGVATMIVVNSVMEGFRNEMQSRIHGILSDLVFESNSLAGFYDADWHMEQIRQVAGDQIEGMTPTVVVPAMLSYEFNGSSITRPVQLIGIDERTQSQVGDFCNYLQHPKNREKISFELRESGYDVNDHQAGPASQPRPDMAEAGWAHRRKSVQRQRMLDAMQPQADRGAAGSHDPFAEPVQLTAAGVPIREASERDDAQSLSRAEPPELEEAPDGANPLRVAAAEAVRTEGTIVRESIGHIIPDASEPPALETAADDSLPTDAAVVPIEEAAVAAVESTAAPSDENAASTPRPADPFAGQPQPADTFDPLKQQHPGAVLGIATVTHPLAAGKTLFLAVPGDDVRLSFPTAGTPPEVSHASFTVVDLYESKMSEYDASFVFVPIEVLQQYRGMFDPETKIGYATSIQIKLKPGADGNKVRDMLRAAFAPQVYNISTWRDKQGPLLAAVQMETAILNVLLFMIIAVAGFGILAIFFMIVVEKTRDIGILKALGASRRGILGIFLGYGLSLGVVGAGAGMIIGLLFVAYINEIADLLGMITGQEVFDPSIYYFQQIPTIVEMGTVTWIVAGALAIAVLASVLPARRAARLHPVEALRYE from the coding sequence ATGTACAAACTACTGCTTTGCTGGCGGTATCTGCGAACGCGCTGGATTGCGCTGGCCTCGATCATCAGCGTCACGCTGGGCGTGGCCACGATGATCGTCGTGAACAGCGTCATGGAAGGCTTTCGCAACGAGATGCAATCGCGCATCCACGGCATCCTTTCGGACCTGGTCTTCGAATCGAACAGCCTGGCCGGCTTCTACGATGCCGACTGGCACATGGAGCAGATTCGCCAGGTCGCGGGCGACCAGATCGAGGGGATGACCCCCACGGTCGTCGTACCGGCGATGCTCAGTTACGAATTCAACGGCAGCTCGATCACGCGCCCCGTGCAGTTGATCGGCATCGACGAGCGCACGCAAAGCCAGGTGGGAGACTTCTGTAACTATCTGCAGCACCCGAAGAATCGCGAAAAAATCAGCTTCGAGCTCCGCGAGAGCGGCTACGACGTCAACGATCATCAAGCGGGCCCCGCCTCGCAGCCGCGGCCCGACATGGCCGAGGCCGGCTGGGCCCATCGCCGCAAATCGGTCCAGCGCCAGCGCATGCTCGACGCCATGCAACCGCAAGCCGACCGCGGCGCGGCGGGCTCACACGATCCGTTCGCCGAACCGGTGCAACTGACCGCGGCCGGCGTACCCATTCGCGAGGCATCCGAGCGCGACGACGCGCAATCGCTTAGTCGCGCGGAGCCGCCCGAGTTGGAAGAAGCGCCCGACGGCGCAAACCCGCTCCGTGTTGCCGCCGCGGAGGCGGTTCGCACCGAGGGTACGATCGTTCGCGAAAGTATCGGCCACATAATCCCTGATGCTTCCGAGCCGCCGGCCCTGGAAACCGCGGCCGACGATTCGTTACCCACAGACGCAGCGGTGGTACCGATCGAAGAAGCGGCCGTTGCCGCCGTGGAATCGACCGCCGCGCCCTCCGACGAAAATGCCGCGTCAACGCCACGACCGGCTGATCCATTCGCCGGGCAGCCGCAACCGGCCGACACCTTCGATCCGCTGAAGCAGCAGCATCCGGGCGCGGTCTTGGGCATCGCCACGGTGACGCATCCTTTGGCCGCCGGAAAGACGCTCTTCCTGGCCGTGCCTGGCGATGACGTGCGGCTGAGCTTTCCCACCGCGGGCACGCCGCCCGAGGTGAGCCACGCGTCGTTTACCGTCGTCGATTTGTACGAAAGCAAGATGAGCGAGTACGACGCCAGCTTCGTGTTCGTGCCGATCGAAGTCCTGCAACAATACCGCGGAATGTTCGATCCCGAGACCAAGATTGGTTACGCCACGAGCATCCAGATCAAACTCAAGCCGGGAGCCGACGGTAACAAGGTGCGCGACATGCTGCGGGCCGCGTTCGCGCCGCAGGTTTACAACATTTCGACCTGGCGCGACAAGCAAGGCCCGCTGCTGGCCGCCGTACAGATGGAAACGGCGATCCTCAACGTGCTCTTGTTCATGATCATTGCCGTCGCGGGCTTCGGCATCCTGGCGATCTTTTTCATGATCGTCGTCGAGAAAACCCGCGATATCGGCATCCTCAAGGCACTCGGCGCCTCGCGGCGCGGGATCCTGGGAATCTTCCTGGGGTATGGCCTGTCGCTGGGGGTCGTCGGCGCGGGCGCCGGCATGATCATTGGCCTCTTGTTCGTCGCTTACATCAATGAAATCGCCGATCTGCTGGGCATGATCACGGGGCAAGAGGTGTTCGATCCCTCGATCTATTACTTCCAGCAGATCCCGACGATCGTCGAAATGGGAACCGTGACCTGGATCGTGGCCGGGGCGCTCGCGATCGCCGTGCTGGCAAGCGTTCTGCCGGCGCGCCGCGCGGCACGCCTGCATCCTGTGGAGGCGCTACGCTATGAATAA
- a CDS encoding ABC transporter ATP-binding protein yields MNNPVAINSAGPSATRDRGAPPGTPHYAPQSAFDKTAATVPPRLQAVGLRKSYRKGQVEIPVLKGVNFDVQPGEFVSIIGASGSGKSTLLHLLGLLDGPDVGEVRFDGARIDNLPARRRDALRNRQFGMIFQFYHLLPELSMLENVLAPQMIAAGTLSYLRNRRRLAQEAKDLLDVVGLGHRLRHLPRELSGGEMQRTAIARALVMRPQVLLADEPTGNLDRATGREILRILRSLNAQQNLTIVMVTHDLAIAEEADRIVRLTEGGVAGA; encoded by the coding sequence ATGAATAATCCTGTTGCCATCAACTCCGCCGGGCCCTCGGCAACGCGCGATCGCGGAGCGCCGCCGGGCACTCCTCACTACGCGCCGCAATCAGCATTCGACAAGACTGCCGCCACCGTGCCGCCACGCTTGCAGGCCGTGGGTTTGCGCAAGAGCTACCGCAAGGGGCAAGTCGAAATCCCCGTTCTCAAAGGCGTGAATTTCGATGTCCAGCCCGGCGAGTTCGTCTCGATCATCGGCGCTAGCGGCTCGGGCAAGAGCACCCTCTTGCACCTGCTTGGGCTGCTCGACGGACCGGACGTGGGCGAAGTGCGTTTTGACGGTGCACGAATCGATAATCTGCCCGCGCGGCGGCGCGATGCGCTGCGCAATCGGCAGTTCGGCATGATCTTCCAGTTCTATCATTTGCTGCCTGAGCTGAGCATGCTGGAAAACGTGCTCGCGCCGCAGATGATCGCCGCCGGCACGCTGAGCTATCTGCGCAACCGCCGGCGGCTGGCGCAGGAAGCCAAGGATCTGCTCGACGTCGTCGGCCTCGGCCATCGCCTGCGGCATCTGCCGCGCGAACTATCCGGGGGCGAAATGCAGCGGACCGCCATCGCCCGCGCCCTGGTGATGCGGCCGCAGGTCCTCTTGGCGGACGAACCGACGGGCAACCTCGATCGGGCCACGGGACGGGAAATCTTGCGCATTCTGCGAAGCTTGAATGCTCAACAGAACCTCACTATAGTCATGGTGACCCATGACCTGGCAATCGCCGAAGAGGCCGACCGCATCGTGCGATTGACCGAAGGTGGGGTCGCAGGAGCCTGA
- the ilvE gene encoding branched-chain-amino-acid transaminase encodes MSLKIYINGQLLDKEDAKISVYDHGLLYGDGVFEGLRSYGGRVFRLEEHIDRLYDSAKAIWLEIPIAKRAMADAVNQTLKINGLSDAYIRLVVTRGAGSLGLDPNRTSDPQVIIIADKIQLYPPELYDKGLEIITASTQRNHPAALNARIKSLNYLNNILAKIEGLQAGCIEALMLNHKGEVAECTGDNIFLVRNGAISTPPTDAGILAGVTRQAVIELAEKDGITVRQVPLTRHDVYVADEMFLTGTAAEVIAVVKVDQRVIGSGQPGPITRKLKDRFHELTRA; translated from the coding sequence ATGTCGCTCAAGATTTACATCAACGGCCAACTGCTCGACAAGGAAGACGCCAAGATCAGCGTCTACGACCACGGCCTGCTCTACGGCGACGGCGTCTTCGAAGGTCTGCGCAGCTACGGCGGCCGCGTCTTTCGTCTCGAGGAGCACATCGACCGCTTGTACGATTCGGCCAAGGCCATCTGGCTCGAGATTCCCATCGCCAAGCGCGCCATGGCCGATGCCGTGAATCAAACCTTGAAAATCAACGGCCTGAGCGATGCTTACATCCGCCTGGTCGTCACGCGCGGCGCCGGCAGCCTCGGGCTCGACCCCAATCGTACCAGCGATCCGCAAGTCATCATCATCGCCGATAAAATCCAGCTCTACCCGCCCGAACTGTACGACAAAGGGCTCGAGATCATCACGGCCAGCACGCAGCGCAACCATCCCGCCGCGCTCAATGCCCGAATCAAATCCCTCAACTACCTGAACAACATCCTGGCCAAGATCGAAGGCCTGCAGGCGGGTTGCATCGAAGCCTTGATGCTGAATCACAAGGGCGAGGTCGCCGAATGCACCGGCGATAACATCTTCCTGGTGCGCAACGGCGCGATTTCCACACCGCCGACCGACGCCGGTATCCTGGCCGGCGTGACCCGGCAAGCCGTCATCGAACTGGCCGAAAAGGACGGCATCACGGTCCGCCAGGTGCCACTGACACGCCATGACGTTTACGTCGCGGACGAGATGTTTTTGACGGGCACCGCGGCCGAGGTCATTGCGGTGGTCAAAGTCGATCAGCGGGTCATTGGATCCGGCCAGCCAGGACCTATTACCAGGAAGCTGAAGGATCGCTTCCACGAGCTGACCCGCGCTTAG
- a CDS encoding glutamine synthetase III: MGTQVLSGVSSNGKGSAAAAATPRPSASGSARTAAIAAVTTWRPISPPLNFAETPAPELFSSNVFSLKVMKERLPKPVYKALVTTIETGAKLDPSIADVVATAMKDWAISKGATHYAHVFYPLTGLTAEKHDSFLSPDGEGGAIFEFSGKALIQGEPDGSSFPTGGIRATFEARGYTIWDVTSPAYILENPNGTTLCIPTAFVSWTGEALDKKTPVLRSMQALNKQAHRILKLFGHDDGAFVASTAGPEQEYFLVDRHFYFARPDLFTAGRTLFGAKPPKGQEFEDHYFGAIPERVLAFMLEVERDLYKLGVPVKTRHNEVAPGQYEIAPIFESANLATDHQQLIMITLKRVAEKYGMACLTHEKPFAGVNGSGKHVNWSLGSASQGNLLDPGATPHTNAQFLVFCGAVIRAVHKYQGLLRAVVASAGNDHRLGANEAPPAIISIFLGDQLTDIFQQVKAGGANSSISKGHLTVGVDILPPLPMDAGDRNRTSPFAFTGNRFEFRAVGANQSIAGPLVAMNTIVCESLDWCATKLEQMTAGKPEALHGAVQKLLTEIINECESIIFNGDGYSAAWHADAAKRGLLNLKTSIDALPMLADPAIKALFTKYGVLSERELQSRLDIYLEQYCKTVKVEAALTMEMARTLIFPAVVRYQNELASTCANLKLVGYEFDTDTLDKITDLVKNLQDSLGVLEKALGHHGGDSLEAEARHFCEEVLPAMATVRKYADEMEGWVADDLWPLPTYQEMLFIK, from the coding sequence GTGGGTACACAGGTTCTCAGTGGCGTGTCATCTAATGGCAAGGGTTCAGCAGCTGCGGCGGCGACGCCTCGGCCTTCGGCGAGCGGCTCGGCCCGCACGGCAGCGATCGCCGCGGTAACGACGTGGCGACCGATCTCTCCGCCGCTGAATTTTGCGGAAACTCCGGCCCCCGAGCTATTTTCGTCAAACGTCTTCAGCCTGAAGGTCATGAAGGAGCGGCTTCCCAAGCCGGTCTACAAGGCCCTGGTCACGACGATCGAAACCGGAGCGAAGCTCGACCCCTCGATCGCCGACGTCGTGGCCACGGCCATGAAGGACTGGGCGATCTCGAAGGGCGCTACCCACTATGCCCACGTCTTTTATCCCCTCACCGGTTTGACGGCCGAGAAGCACGACAGCTTCTTGTCTCCCGATGGTGAAGGTGGCGCGATCTTCGAGTTCAGCGGCAAGGCCCTGATCCAAGGCGAGCCGGACGGATCGAGCTTCCCCACCGGTGGCATTCGCGCCACGTTCGAAGCCCGCGGCTACACGATCTGGGACGTGACGAGCCCGGCCTACATCCTCGAAAATCCCAACGGCACCACGCTGTGCATTCCCACGGCGTTCGTCTCTTGGACGGGCGAAGCGCTCGACAAGAAGACCCCGGTGCTCCGCTCGATGCAGGCCCTGAACAAGCAAGCCCATCGTATTCTCAAGCTCTTCGGCCATGACGACGGCGCGTTCGTCGCCTCGACCGCCGGGCCCGAGCAAGAATACTTCCTGGTGGACCGCCATTTCTACTTCGCCCGGCCCGACCTGTTCACCGCCGGCCGCACATTGTTCGGGGCCAAGCCCCCGAAAGGGCAGGAGTTCGAAGATCACTACTTCGGCGCCATTCCCGAGCGCGTGCTGGCGTTCATGCTCGAAGTCGAGCGCGACCTCTATAAGCTCGGCGTGCCGGTCAAAACGCGGCACAACGAAGTAGCTCCCGGCCAATATGAAATCGCGCCGATCTTCGAATCGGCCAACCTGGCCACCGACCATCAGCAGTTGATCATGATCACGCTCAAGCGCGTGGCCGAGAAATACGGCATGGCTTGCTTGACGCACGAAAAGCCCTTTGCCGGCGTCAACGGCTCGGGGAAGCACGTCAACTGGTCGCTGGGCAGTGCCTCGCAAGGCAACCTGCTCGACCCGGGCGCTACGCCGCACACCAACGCACAATTCCTGGTCTTCTGCGGCGCCGTCATTCGCGCCGTACACAAGTACCAGGGGTTGCTGCGGGCCGTCGTGGCTTCGGCCGGCAACGATCACCGACTGGGCGCCAACGAAGCCCCGCCGGCGATCATTTCGATCTTCTTGGGCGACCAGCTCACCGACATCTTCCAACAGGTGAAGGCCGGCGGCGCCAACTCCTCGATCTCGAAGGGCCATTTGACCGTTGGCGTCGACATCCTGCCGCCGTTGCCGATGGATGCCGGCGACCGCAACCGCACCAGCCCGTTTGCGTTCACGGGCAACCGGTTCGAGTTCCGTGCGGTCGGTGCGAATCAGTCGATCGCCGGTCCGCTGGTGGCGATGAACACGATCGTGTGCGAGTCGCTCGATTGGTGCGCCACGAAGCTCGAACAGATGACTGCCGGCAAGCCGGAAGCTCTGCACGGCGCCGTGCAGAAGCTATTGACCGAGATCATCAACGAGTGCGAGTCGATCATCTTCAATGGCGACGGCTATTCGGCCGCCTGGCACGCCGACGCGGCCAAGCGCGGACTGTTGAACTTGAAGACCTCGATCGACGCCCTGCCGATGCTCGCTGATCCGGCCATCAAGGCCCTGTTCACCAAGTACGGTGTGCTGTCCGAGCGCGAGCTGCAAAGCCGTCTCGACATTTACCTCGAGCAGTATTGCAAGACGGTAAAGGTCGAAGCCGCGCTGACCATGGAAATGGCTCGCACGCTGATCTTCCCGGCCGTGGTTCGTTATCAGAACGAGCTGGCCTCGACCTGCGCGAACCTGAAGCTGGTCGGCTACGAGTTCGATACCGACACGCTGGACAAGATCACCGACCTTGTCAAGAACCTGCAGGACAGCTTGGGCGTGCTGGAAAAGGCGCTCGGCCATCACGGCGGCGACAGCCTGGAGGCGGAAGCCCGTCACTTCTGCGAAGAAGTGCTGCCGGCCATGGCCACCGTCCGCAAGTATGCCGATGAGATGGAAGGCTGGGTGGCCGACGACCTGTGGCCGCTGCCGACCTACCAGGAGATGTTGTTCATCAAGTAG